A segment of the Candidatus Nealsonbacteria bacterium genome:
TATCATATTTTTCAATTTTTCCACAATTTTTATTATTTATGTTGTAACTATGTAATTATTTATGTCATAATTATGTAATATTAATAATCTTTAAATCTTATATGAAAAAATTAGATATAATTTTGGGTATTATTTTAGGAGAAGCGGTAGCGTGGTATTTTTTGTTAAGCATAAAAGAATTGGGCGTTTTCGCAGGAAAAATCGGGATGAGTCCGGCTTCAATTTACTGGCTTTTGCCGATATCCTTTCCAATTTTAACAATAATTGCCCTATGGATCGCCTCTATTTTAGGAAAGAAGTTTTTAATTATTTTGCAATTCAGTAAATTTTTTTTAACAGGGACCGGAATTACCCTTGTTGATTTAGGAGTGCTTAATGTTCTGATGTGGATTTTTAAAATTTATGCCGGCAAATGGTTTTCTGTTTTTAAGTTTATCTCGGGCATAGTTGCTTTAATGGTTAAGTTTTTACCGGCAAAATTATGGGTTTTCGAGAAATCGGAAAAGGGGAAACAAAAACAAGAGTTCGGAGGCTTTATCATAGTTGGCATCGTTGGTTTGCTGATAAACGTTGCCATAGCTTCTTTTATCGTAAAAATAAATCCTATGTTTGGTTTTTCAAAAGAAAGCTGGGCGAATGTCGGGGCAATTGGAGCTGCTTTTATAGGTTTAGCTTGGAATTTTTTTGCTTCCAAGTTTTTTGTTTTCAAGAAATAATAATTTTTATTTTATCAAAAAACACTCGCCAAAAAGCGGGTGTTTGATTTTGAATTCGGATTTTAGTTGTGATAAACTTATTTAAATATGAAAGAACAAAATTTGGTTTTATATCGAAAATATCGGCCGGAAAATTTTGCCGAAATTGTCGGCCAGAATCATATAGTGAGAACCCTAAGCAACGCGATTTCCGAGGGCATGGTTTCACATGCTTATTTATTCGCGGGTCCCCGAGGAACGGGAAAAACAACCATAGCCAGAATTTTGGCAAAATCCGTTAATTGTTCCAGCCGCCAGGAAAAAGAATGGGAACCCTGCA
Coding sequences within it:
- a CDS encoding GtrA family protein, which encodes MKKLDIILGIILGEAVAWYFLLSIKELGVFAGKIGMSPASIYWLLPISFPILTIIALWIASILGKKFLIILQFSKFFLTGTGITLVDLGVLNVLMWIFKIYAGKWFSVFKFISGIVALMVKFLPAKLWVFEKSEKGKQKQEFGGFIIVGIVGLLINVAIASFIVKINPMFGFSKESWANVGAIGAAFIGLAWNFFASKFFVFKK